A genomic window from Anaeromicrobium sediminis includes:
- a CDS encoding sigma-54 interaction domain-containing protein, with translation MNNIFSKENIEIILDYVDEGIQIIDSKGYIKYYNKAASELDDINKYDMIGKHVLEVYPSLSPQTSTLLRSIEKGVAIFDTQQSFKNYKGKDITTINSSFPIKVKQKVIGAIEISRNITAVKALSERVIDLQEQLYDKKQKVKTNVNEAKYNLYDIIGESEQMLKAKTLAVKASKSSSPILIYGQTGTGKELFVQSIHNKSCRRNKPFIVQNCGALPSTLLESILFGTVKGGFTGASDRPGLFELANGGTLFLDEINSMPLELQVKLLRVIQDGNIRRVGDVKTRHVDVRIIAATNEDPLTVVESRRMRQDLYYRLNVIGLKLPLLKERKGDMALLVDFFIKKYNDKLQKSFTGVEPQVFDIFEKHDWPGNVRELENVIEGIMNLEEGPIINIDSLPYVFEKYKDSNDKIENTKVVPIIVGNLKESLENFEKSLIEQALKKYDNNISHAAKELRIPRQTLQYKIKKYIGHDY, from the coding sequence ATGAATAACATTTTTTCAAAAGAGAATATTGAAATAATATTAGATTATGTGGATGAAGGAATACAGATAATCGATTCTAAAGGATATATAAAATATTATAATAAGGCTGCGTCAGAGCTAGATGATATTAATAAGTATGATATGATAGGGAAACATGTTTTGGAAGTATACCCGTCCTTATCTCCCCAGACTAGTACATTACTAAGGTCTATAGAAAAGGGAGTAGCCATATTTGATACTCAGCAATCCTTTAAGAATTATAAGGGAAAGGATATAACCACTATAAACTCATCCTTTCCCATAAAAGTAAAGCAAAAGGTAATTGGAGCCATTGAAATCTCTCGTAATATTACGGCTGTAAAGGCCTTGTCAGAGAGGGTAATAGATTTACAAGAACAGTTATATGATAAGAAGCAGAAAGTTAAAACCAATGTGAATGAAGCTAAGTATAACTTGTATGACATAATAGGTGAGAGTGAACAAATGCTAAAGGCAAAGACTTTAGCTGTGAAGGCTTCTAAATCCTCATCTCCTATACTCATATATGGACAAACGGGAACGGGAAAAGAATTATTTGTCCAATCTATTCATAACAAAAGTTGTAGACGTAATAAACCATTTATAGTTCAAAATTGTGGTGCATTGCCTAGTACCCTTTTAGAAAGTATACTATTTGGAACGGTGAAAGGTGGATTTACAGGAGCTAGTGATAGACCTGGATTGTTTGAACTTGCCAATGGGGGAACATTATTTTTAGATGAAATAAATTCTATGCCCCTAGAGCTTCAAGTGAAGTTACTAAGAGTAATACAAGATGGTAATATAAGAAGGGTTGGAGATGTTAAAACTAGACATGTGGATGTTAGAATAATAGCTGCTACTAATGAGGATCCACTAACTGTAGTGGAGAGTAGAAGGATGCGACAAGATCTATACTATAGATTAAATGTAATTGGATTAAAACTACCTCTTTTAAAGGAAAGAAAGGGAGATATGGCCCTTTTAGTAGATTTTTTTATAAAAAAATATAATGATAAACTACAAAAAAGTTTTACAGGGGTAGAGCCTCAAGTCTTTGATATATTTGAAAAGCACGATTGGCCAGGAAACGTAAGGGAACTTGAAAATGTTATAGAGGGAATAATGAATTTAGAAGAAGGGCCCATTATAAATATAGATTCACTACCCTATGTGTTTGAAAAATATAAGGATAGTAATGACAAAATAGAGAATACTAAAGTAGTACCTATCATTGTGGGAAATCTAAAAGAATCCTTAGAAAACTTTGAGAAAAGCCTAATTGAACAGGCTTTAAAGAAATATGATAATAATATAAGTCATGCGGCTAAGGAATTGAGAATACCAAGGCAAACCCTTCAATATAAAATAAAGAAGTATATTGGACATGATTATTAA
- the kamA gene encoding lysine 2,3-aminomutase, producing MRSYKEIEMWKDVTDEQWNDWRWQIKNRITTLEDLKKVVNLTEEEEAGIIKSLEILRMGITPYYASLMDENDPNCPVRLQAVPNMVETHKTDADMDDPLHEDGDSPVPGLTHRYPDRVLLLITDMCSMYCRHCTRRRFAGQNDDAMPLDKIDKAIEYIKNTPQVRDVLLSGGDALCVSDETLEYIIKKLRDIEHVQIVRIGSRTPVVLPQRITPELVNMLKKYHPVWLNTHFNHSKEITPETRRAATLMADAGIPLGNQSVLLRGVNDCVHIMRNLVHDLVAMRIRPYYIYQCDLSTGIEHFRTPVSKGIEIIEGLRGHTSGYAVPTFVVDAPGGGGKTPVMPQYVISQSPKRVVLRNFEGVVTTYTEPAAYKDECQCEVCKSEKGHTITGVGGLLQGNQVALEPVDLDRKKRNQK from the coding sequence ATGAGAAGCTACAAAGAGATCGAAATGTGGAAAGACGTTACAGATGAGCAGTGGAATGACTGGAGATGGCAAATTAAAAACAGAATTACTACTTTAGAAGACTTAAAGAAAGTAGTTAACTTAACAGAAGAAGAAGAAGCTGGAATCATAAAGTCATTAGAAATCTTAAGAATGGGTATTACACCTTACTATGCATCTTTAATGGATGAAAATGATCCAAACTGTCCAGTAAGACTGCAAGCAGTTCCAAACATGGTAGAAACTCATAAGACAGATGCTGATATGGACGATCCTCTTCATGAAGATGGAGATTCTCCAGTACCAGGACTTACTCATAGATATCCAGATAGAGTATTATTACTTATCACAGATATGTGTTCAATGTACTGTCGTCACTGTACAAGAAGAAGATTTGCAGGACAAAATGACGATGCTATGCCACTAGACAAGATTGATAAGGCAATCGAGTACATTAAAAATACTCCACAAGTTAGAGACGTATTATTATCAGGTGGAGATGCTTTATGTGTAAGTGATGAGACATTAGAGTACATCATCAAGAAATTAAGAGACATCGAGCATGTACAAATCGTAAGAATCGGATCTAGAACTCCAGTTGTATTACCTCAAAGAATTACACCAGAGTTAGTAAACATGCTTAAGAAGTATCACCCAGTATGGTTAAACACTCACTTTAACCACTCAAAAGAAATTACTCCAGAAACAAGACGTGCAGCTACATTAATGGCTGATGCTGGAATTCCTTTAGGAAACCAATCAGTATTATTAAGAGGAGTAAATGACTGTGTACACATTATGAGAAACTTAGTACACGACTTAGTAGCTATGAGAATTAGACCATACTACATCTATCAATGTGACTTATCTACTGGTATTGAGCACTTTAGAACACCAGTATCTAAGGGTATTGAAATCATTGAAGGATTAAGAGGACATACTTCTGGATATGCAGTTCCAACATTTGTTGTTGATGCACCAGGTGGTGGTGGTAAGACTCCAGTAATGCCACAATATGTAATCTCTCAATCTCCAAAGAGAGTAGTACTTAGAAACTTTGAAGGTGTTGTAACTACTTATACAGAGCCTGCTGCATACAAAGATGAGTGTCAATGTGAAGTATGCAAGTCTGAAAAAGGACATACAATAACAGGTGTAGGTGGATTATTACAAGGAAACCAAGTAGCACTTGAGCCAGTTGACTTAGATAGAAAGAAAAGAAACCAAAAGTAA
- the kdd gene encoding L-erythro-3,5-diaminohexanoate dehydrogenase codes for MKKGCPYGTHRVIEPKGALPQPAKKIDNTMEIYDNEILIDVQTLNIDSASFTQIKEEADGDVEKIKEIMKGIVAERGKHQNPVTGSGGMLIGTVAKIGPALEGKTDLKVGDKLATLVSLSLTPLVIDEITEVRKNIDQVDIKGQAILFETGIYAVLPNDIPENLALSALDVAGAPAQTAKLVRPGDTVLVIGGAGKSGMLCCYEAKRRAGVTGKVICLGHSEKSLAIAKRGNIADYYIAADATKPVEMMEKISEITNGQMADVTINNVNVPNTEMSSILATKTDGTIYFFSMATSFTKAALGAEGVGSDVNMIMGNGYTKGHAEVTLQILRDSKEIRDIYEELYA; via the coding sequence ATGAAAAAAGGATGTCCATACGGAACGCACAGAGTTATTGAGCCAAAGGGTGCGTTACCACAACCAGCAAAGAAAATTGACAACACTATGGAAATTTATGACAACGAAATTTTAATTGATGTTCAAACATTAAACATCGATTCTGCAAGTTTTACTCAAATAAAAGAAGAAGCAGATGGAGACGTAGAAAAGATTAAAGAAATAATGAAGGGTATAGTAGCTGAAAGAGGAAAGCATCAAAACCCAGTAACTGGTTCTGGTGGAATGTTAATCGGAACAGTTGCAAAAATAGGACCTGCATTAGAAGGAAAGACAGACTTAAAAGTTGGAGATAAATTAGCTACATTAGTATCATTATCATTAACTCCACTTGTTATAGACGAAATAACAGAAGTAAGAAAGAACATAGACCAAGTAGACATTAAAGGTCAAGCTATATTATTTGAAACTGGAATCTACGCTGTACTTCCAAACGATATTCCAGAAAACCTTGCTTTATCTGCACTTGACGTGGCAGGAGCACCAGCTCAAACAGCTAAGTTAGTAAGACCTGGAGATACTGTATTAGTAATTGGTGGAGCAGGAAAATCAGGAATGTTATGTTGCTACGAAGCTAAGAGAAGAGCAGGAGTTACAGGAAAAGTAATTTGCTTAGGACATAGCGAAAAGAGCTTAGCAATTGCAAAAAGAGGAAACATTGCAGATTACTATATTGCAGCAGATGCTACTAAGCCAGTTGAAATGATGGAAAAAATAAGCGAAATAACTAACGGACAAATGGCAGACGTAACAATTAACAACGTAAACGTGCCAAACACAGAAATGTCAAGTATCTTAGCTACTAAGACTGACGGAACTATTTACTTCTTCAGTATGGCTACAAGCTTCACTAAAGCAGCATTAGGAGCAGAAGGTGTAGGATCAGATGTTAACATGATCATGGGTAATGGATACACTAAAGGACATGCAGAGGTTACTCTTCAAATATTAAGAGACAGTAAAGAAATAAGAGATATTTACGAAGAATTATACGCATAA